The following proteins are encoded in a genomic region of Pirellulales bacterium:
- a CDS encoding trypsin-like peptidase domain-containing protein has protein sequence MAWLRKIAVIRIFAILAVAGGLLAGPIAKAQDSGETAPESREQLYAALRREAEQFQKWGNIVKLVVRLVGPTVVHIETDKVESRRAGGSRMVEEAGSGVILEINGNYYVLTNWHVVKGAELANITIELADGRHLHPTSALKDEKTDIAVLAVSAKNLVAATVGDSASIEIGDFVLAVGSPFGLSHSVTYGIVSAKGRRDLDLGSKEVEFQDFIQTDAAINPGNSGGPLINLQGQVVGINTAIASNSGGNEGIGFSIPINMVMKIARQLIDNGRVVRAFLGVRLDSNYGAEEAERLGLIRPHGALINGITPNSPAQQAELQIGDVVIRFNGVAIEDDIHLTNVVSLTEVGREVPVVVQRAGQQFTVPVRVGNREQLEARAQTAPRQGPADPQQHSVEPSGALQ, from the coding sequence ATGGCTTGGCTACGGAAGATTGCCGTAATTCGAATATTCGCCATTTTGGCGGTCGCTGGCGGCTTGCTGGCCGGGCCGATTGCCAAGGCTCAGGACAGCGGCGAAACTGCCCCTGAATCGCGCGAGCAACTTTACGCCGCGCTGCGCCGCGAGGCGGAACAGTTTCAAAAATGGGGCAACATCGTCAAGCTCGTGGTGCGACTAGTTGGTCCCACGGTCGTTCATATCGAAACCGACAAGGTGGAAAGCCGCCGCGCGGGGGGGAGCCGCATGGTGGAGGAGGCCGGCTCTGGCGTCATCCTCGAAATCAATGGCAACTATTACGTTCTGACCAATTGGCATGTGGTCAAAGGCGCCGAATTGGCCAATATCACCATCGAACTGGCCGATGGTCGGCATCTGCATCCCACCTCCGCCCTCAAGGACGAAAAGACCGACATCGCGGTGCTGGCGGTAAGCGCCAAGAATTTGGTGGCCGCCACCGTTGGCGATAGCGCCAGCATTGAAATTGGCGATTTCGTCCTGGCCGTCGGCAGCCCCTTTGGCTTGAGTCACTCGGTCACCTACGGCATCGTCAGCGCCAAGGGGCGGCGCGATCTTGATCTCGGTTCCAAGGAGGTCGAGTTTCAGGACTTCATTCAGACCGACGCAGCCATCAACCCTGGCAACAGCGGCGGCCCACTGATCAATCTGCAAGGGCAAGTCGTTGGCATCAACACCGCCATCGCCAGCAACTCTGGCGGCAACGAGGGAATCGGCTTTAGCATTCCGATCAACATGGTAATGAAGATCGCGCGGCAATTGATTGACAACGGACGCGTTGTTCGCGCCTTCCTCGGGGTGCGGCTCGACTCCAACTATGGCGCCGAGGAAGCGGAGCGATTAGGGCTAATTCGGCCGCACGGCGCGCTCATCAATGGCATTACTCCCAACTCCCCCGCCCAACAGGCCGAGTTGCAAATTGGCGACGTGGTAATCCGGTTCAATGGCGTGGCCATCGAGGACGACATTCATCTGACCAATGTCGTCAGCCTCACCGAAGTCGGACGCGAGGTGCCCGTCGTCGTGCAGCGCGCCGGACAGCAATTCACGGTGCCGGTGCGGGTGGGGAACCGCGAACAACTCGAAGCGCGTGCGCAGACTGCTCCCCGGCAGGGACCGGCCGATCCACAGCAGCACAGCGTGGAACCATCCGGCGCATTGCAATAA
- a CDS encoding nucleoside hydrolase — protein sequence MARKVILDVDPGIDDALALSIALFDEALEVEAVTAVAGNVDAVRATRNVQAIIEQLDPPRLPRIGAASDPDHGLPTDTTHLYGADGLGNTHFEVAELHNVHPAEKVIADVLRQSPGEVTIVALGPLTNIARALKRSPDLPDLVNQLVIMGGSVEAPGNATPAAEFNIYCDPVSAREVLRSPLTKTLVPLDITGQVVMTYDLLDQLPPDVTRVGKFLRRVLPHAYRTHHQLLGFEGIHVHDAVALMTVIEPQLFSTDVMAVDVETRGELTTGATVFDRRMPPVWRRNIDVVTNFDPDAVRSEIIRRLKRASM from the coding sequence GTGGCTCGCAAGGTAATCCTCGACGTCGATCCGGGCATCGACGATGCATTGGCCCTGTCGATTGCGCTGTTTGACGAAGCGCTGGAAGTCGAGGCCGTAACGGCGGTCGCGGGCAACGTCGATGCCGTGCGGGCCACGCGCAACGTGCAGGCGATCATCGAGCAACTCGACCCTCCACGGTTGCCACGCATCGGCGCCGCCAGCGATCCGGACCATGGGTTGCCAACCGACACCACGCACCTGTATGGCGCCGATGGACTGGGCAACACCCATTTTGAGGTGGCCGAACTGCACAATGTGCATCCGGCGGAAAAGGTCATCGCCGACGTGCTGCGGCAGTCGCCGGGCGAGGTCACGATTGTCGCCTTGGGCCCTTTGACCAACATCGCGCGGGCGCTCAAGCGGTCTCCCGATCTGCCCGACTTGGTGAATCAACTCGTCATCATGGGAGGGAGCGTTGAAGCGCCGGGCAACGCCACTCCGGCGGCCGAGTTCAATATTTATTGCGATCCGGTCTCGGCGCGCGAGGTGCTCCGCTCGCCCCTGACCAAGACGCTGGTTCCGCTCGACATCACCGGACAAGTGGTGATGACCTATGATCTGCTCGACCAGTTGCCCCCCGACGTGACGCGCGTGGGCAAGTTCTTGCGTCGTGTGCTGCCACACGCCTACCGCACGCACCATCAATTGTTGGGATTCGAGGGGATTCATGTCCACGATGCCGTGGCGCTGATGACGGTAATCGAGCCGCAACTATTCAGCACCGACGTGATGGCGGTTGACGTGGAGACCCGCGGCGAGTTGACGACTGGCGCCACGGTGTTCGACCGGCGGATGCCACCGGTCTGGCGGCGGAATATCGACGTGGTGACGAATTTCGATCCGGACGCGGTGCGGTCCGAGATCATTCGCCGCTTGAAGCGCGCTTCGATGTAA
- a CDS encoding metallophosphoesterase yields the protein MSHCFRFVLVAFLLVLMTPLPSSIGADGAATRPQVTVTFAALGDIPYSREEERMLVEQIAATNADPSLLFVIHVGDIKRGRDPCREEAYAKVAKTLAASTHPLFIIPGDNEWNECWSIGPKKAWALWSKHFLRFEDRQPHQLSVARQEARPENFAFFNGGALFVGLNLVGGLVHHRDEWRQRMTQDADWLDQQVEAHRAEITHLVVFGHSGPGRKDGATNPFFDRLEQAAVTLKKPVLYLHGDGHTWVYDHPFRTARNILRVQVDQGGKAPPVRVKVVTSPVQPFVLERDAYRVAPAKAAG from the coding sequence GTGTCGCATTGTTTTCGCTTCGTGCTCGTGGCGTTTCTGCTTGTGTTAATGACGCCTTTGCCGTCCTCCATAGGGGCGGACGGCGCGGCCACACGTCCGCAAGTGACGGTGACCTTCGCGGCCCTGGGAGACATTCCGTACTCACGCGAGGAAGAGCGGATGCTGGTGGAGCAAATCGCCGCCACCAATGCCGACCCGAGTCTGTTGTTCGTTATCCATGTGGGCGACATCAAACGTGGCCGTGACCCCTGCCGTGAAGAAGCCTACGCCAAAGTGGCCAAAACGCTCGCCGCCAGCACGCATCCACTCTTTATTATTCCCGGCGACAACGAATGGAACGAGTGCTGGAGCATTGGCCCGAAGAAAGCATGGGCCTTGTGGTCCAAGCATTTCTTGCGATTTGAAGATCGCCAACCCCATCAGTTGTCGGTGGCTCGACAAGAAGCGCGACCGGAGAACTTTGCGTTTTTTAACGGCGGCGCGCTGTTCGTCGGACTTAACCTTGTGGGCGGACTGGTGCACCATCGCGACGAATGGCGGCAGCGCATGACACAAGACGCCGATTGGCTAGACCAGCAAGTCGAGGCCCATCGCGCGGAAATCACCCATCTCGTGGTGTTCGGACACTCGGGGCCAGGGCGAAAAGATGGCGCGACCAACCCTTTTTTCGACCGGTTGGAGCAGGCCGCGGTGACGCTCAAGAAGCCGGTGTTGTATCTCCATGGCGACGGCCACACCTGGGTGTATGACCATCCCTTTCGCACGGCCCGAAATATCCTGCGAGTCCAGGTCGACCAGGGAGGCAAGGCGCCCCCGGTGCGGGTGAAGGTGGTGACCAGCCCAGTGCAACCATTCGTGCTTGAACGCGACGCCTATCGCGTGGCCCCGGCCAAGGCCGCCGGTTGA
- a CDS encoding TraR/DksA family transcriptional regulator has product MARKDAILQMRQNLVTRRDALRRALAGDLSSLHKLDAQSSGDMLDAALDQAQDEINSQLAEVESRELSQIEKALERMKAGQYGVCEVCASKIKLERLKALPYATMCIECQRESELNGGGYTSDRFSFPEVDYNDRDTTINDIEIDV; this is encoded by the coding sequence ATGGCACGCAAAGATGCGATTCTGCAGATGCGCCAAAATCTCGTGACGCGGCGCGACGCGCTGCGGCGGGCTTTGGCCGGCGACTTGAGCTCGCTCCACAAGCTCGATGCACAAAGCTCGGGCGACATGCTCGACGCCGCGCTGGATCAGGCCCAGGACGAGATCAACTCTCAACTCGCCGAGGTGGAAAGCCGCGAATTGAGCCAGATCGAAAAAGCGCTGGAGCGCATGAAGGCCGGCCAGTACGGCGTCTGCGAGGTCTGCGCCTCCAAGATCAAGCTCGAACGACTCAAGGCCCTGCCGTATGCCACGATGTGCATCGAGTGCCAGCGCGAGTCGGAGCTCAACGGCGGTGGTTACACCAGCGATCGGTTCTCCTTTCCGGAGGTGGACTACAACGATCGCGACACCACCATCAACGACATCGAGATCGACGTCTAA